The following coding sequences lie in one Dehalobacter sp. 12DCB1 genomic window:
- a CDS encoding HD domain-containing phosphohydrolase, protein MHTHLAVEKRNLINSLKNRLIYEQLLNKVSLITLEDSDIDDCINKSLQVLGETLLVSRAYLLEPYQETNINNNFVWVSPGIVHEKNNLHDMSECFTPWLLNQVENNKIICFSDIEDIPDEITKKIILNQRIKSLFIIPLFVKNIYYGCLGFDVWGNYREWLEVDVNFLQSIARILCSAIANDMAKKSMNFERIQYCTMFDNINAGIYVSDIENYKILYANKFIKDIYGREPIGELCYKVLHNKDYPCIFCTNQIIKETKDKPYIWEHYNTFVNKYFEITNKIIRWRDGRDVRFEYMCEMSKYKQVQTELLMEKEAIKSLEAKLKKTNEKLQILSQSTITALSELLEQKDSYTASHQTNVANLSCAIAKEMKLPEEQIKGIKVAALLHDIGKIAIPLDILNKPRNLTDNEFNLIKEHVQNGFEVIKTLEFSWPIAKIILQHHERMNGSGYPNGLRNNEILIEAKILAVADTIDAMSSHRPYRPARGLGEAMAEVLKHSNVLYDSEVVKACLSVLMKENKKNKVITQEIFQYASNHSEINKINKNIVCYNI, encoded by the coding sequence TTGCATACACATTTGGCTGTTGAAAAAAGGAATTTAATAAATTCATTAAAAAATAGACTCATATATGAACAATTGCTAAATAAAGTTTCTCTTATTACTCTTGAAGATAGTGATATAGACGATTGCATAAATAAAAGTCTTCAAGTTCTTGGAGAAACTCTATTAGTTAGTCGAGCCTATTTATTAGAACCTTATCAAGAAACAAATATAAATAATAATTTTGTATGGGTTTCGCCCGGTATCGTTCACGAAAAAAATAATCTTCATGATATGTCGGAATGTTTTACACCTTGGTTACTAAATCAAGTGGAAAATAATAAAATAATATGTTTTTCAGACATTGAAGATATTCCCGATGAGATCACAAAAAAAATAATACTTAACCAAAGGATAAAATCTCTTTTTATTATCCCGTTATTTGTTAAAAATATATACTACGGTTGCTTAGGTTTTGATGTATGGGGAAATTATCGTGAATGGCTGGAAGTTGATGTTAATTTTCTCCAGTCTATTGCTAGAATTCTTTGTTCAGCTATTGCAAATGATATGGCCAAAAAAAGCATGAATTTCGAACGTATTCAGTACTGTACTATGTTTGATAACATCAATGCGGGAATTTACGTTTCGGATATAGAAAACTACAAAATACTTTATGCAAATAAATTTATTAAAGATATTTATGGTAGAGAACCGATAGGAGAGTTATGCTATAAGGTCTTGCATAATAAGGATTATCCATGTATTTTTTGTACAAATCAAATTATAAAAGAAACCAAGGACAAACCATATATCTGGGAACATTATAATACTTTTGTAAATAAATATTTTGAAATTACCAATAAGATAATCCGTTGGAGGGACGGCAGGGATGTTCGCTTTGAATATATGTGTGAAATGTCAAAGTATAAGCAAGTGCAAACAGAATTATTAATGGAAAAGGAAGCAATTAAGTCATTGGAAGCAAAACTAAAAAAAACTAATGAGAAATTACAAATCCTTTCACAATCTACAATTACAGCATTAAGTGAACTGTTAGAACAAAAGGACTCATATACGGCTTCTCATCAAACGAATGTTGCTAATTTGTCTTGTGCTATAGCCAAAGAAATGAAATTACCGGAGGAACAAATTAAAGGAATAAAAGTAGCTGCACTACTACATGATATTGGAAAGATAGCTATACCTTTAGATATACTTAATAAACCTCGTAATTTAACAGATAATGAATTCAATTTAATCAAAGAGCATGTTCAGAATGGTTTTGAAGTTATTAAGACCTTAGAATTTTCCTGGCCAATTGCTAAAATAATTTTACAGCATCATGAAAGAATGAATGGCTCTGGGTACCCAAATGGTTTACGAAATAATGAAATACTTATAGAAGCAAAGATATTAGCTGTTGCGGATACGATAGATGCGATGTCTTCTCATAGACCTTATAGACCTGCCCGTGGTTTAGGAGAAGCAATGGCTGAAGTATTAAAACATAGTAATGTTTTATATGATAGTGAGGTAGTCAAAGCTTGTTTGTCAGTACTTATGAAAGAAAATAAAAAAAATAAAGTTATAACTCAAGAAATTTTTCAATATGCCTCTAACCATAGCGAAATTAATAAAATAAATAAAAATATCGTATGTTATAATATCTAA
- a CDS encoding M23 family metallopeptidase yields MKHKYSIIIIHPDHDKAPRQIQFSVKAKKMVVISSAALVIFFTGLFAHDIYQAYYINIYQQKIAYVDKLEAQLQTKDLEIARLNEKTSEINQNLLTISSLESKIAGILKIQQKNTTEVSRGSYSVQSYSEPESLDQASNLLNSHVETLQEYYDASVEYKDKLNRTPSILPVNGPISSPFGYRRNPFGGWSSEFHSGVDIACDYGTPVQAVAAGTVTYAGYDGYWGRRVQIDHGYGVVTFYAHNSKLTVKVGDTIQKGDVVAYSGNSGRSTGSHLHYQAYIDGELVDPTIFTTYTETQ; encoded by the coding sequence TTGAAGCACAAATACTCAATTATTATCATCCACCCTGACCACGACAAAGCGCCCCGGCAGATTCAGTTTTCAGTTAAAGCGAAAAAAATGGTTGTTATTAGCTCAGCTGCACTGGTCATCTTTTTTACGGGACTTTTTGCTCATGACATTTATCAGGCTTATTACATCAATATTTATCAGCAAAAAATTGCCTATGTCGATAAGCTTGAAGCCCAGCTGCAGACCAAGGATCTGGAAATTGCAAGATTGAATGAAAAGACATCCGAAATCAATCAGAACTTGTTAACAATCTCCTCGCTGGAATCTAAAATTGCCGGCATTCTTAAAATCCAGCAGAAAAATACGACGGAAGTCAGCCGCGGCAGTTACTCCGTACAGTCATATTCCGAGCCGGAAAGCCTTGATCAGGCTTCAAATCTGCTCAATTCTCATGTAGAAACCTTGCAGGAGTATTATGATGCTTCCGTAGAATACAAAGATAAGCTAAACCGGACACCGAGCATTCTTCCGGTCAACGGTCCGATCTCTTCACCTTTTGGCTATCGCCGCAATCCTTTTGGGGGTTGGAGCAGTGAGTTTCATTCCGGTGTTGATATTGCTTGCGATTATGGTACACCTGTCCAGGCGGTTGCTGCCGGGACCGTCACTTATGCGGGCTATGACGGTTATTGGGGACGAAGGGTGCAGATTGATCACGGTTATGGCGTTGTTACGTTTTATGCCCATAATTCCAAACTGACAGTCAAAGTAGGAGACACGATTCAGAAAGGCGACGTTGTAGCGTACAGCGGAAATTCCGGTCGGAGCACCGGCAGCCACCTTCACTACCAGGCCTATATTGACGGTGAACTTGTTGATCCGACAATTTTTACTACATATACCGAAACGCAATAA
- a CDS encoding polymer-forming cytoskeletal protein, protein MFSKKENDTKPVIRNISTNTNITYIAEDCELKGSLVSVGNVRIDGKLEGTIEVGGDLIIGQSASVKANITAATATITGVVCGNIKVGDLLELSPSSHLCGDIITKQLKIDQGAIFVGTSSIVSNSIDHRDDASPEKKS, encoded by the coding sequence ATGTTTAGTAAGAAAGAAAACGACACAAAACCGGTTATCCGTAATATCAGCACGAACACAAATATTACATACATTGCTGAAGACTGTGAACTCAAGGGGTCTTTGGTATCGGTCGGCAATGTTCGGATAGACGGGAAGCTCGAAGGCACTATTGAAGTTGGGGGTGACTTGATCATCGGTCAATCTGCCTCAGTAAAAGCCAATATTACTGCTGCCACTGCAACGATCACCGGTGTTGTCTGCGGGAACATTAAGGTCGGAGACCTATTGGAATTAAGCCCTTCCTCCCACCTCTGTGGGGACATCATCACCAAACAGCTTAAAATCGACCAGGGCGCCATCTTTGTCGGCACAAGTTCGATCGTCTCTAACAGTATAGATCATCGCGATGATGCTTCCCCTGAAAAAAAGTCCTAA
- the uvrC gene encoding excinuclease ABC subunit UvrC, with translation MDLLQKKLKLLPDNPGVYLMKNAAGKIIYVGKAKVLKNRVRSYFTGSHDQKTQKLVSEITDFEYILTSSEVEALLLECNLIKKHDPYYNIMLKDDKSYPYILITSEKHPRIIVTRKVSKKAGKYFGPYPNATAARETARLLNRLLPFRKCSQIPAKSCLYYHIGQCLGPCIHPIEPEQYQEVLDKATMFLRGNQKSIIDWLEEKMSKAAEALQFEAAREYRDLIHDLKTINEKQNITLSDLRNRDIVAYAFNEELMNIQVFCFRQGKLVTRDSFFFAYYDEPEESFLSFLVQYYADEMVIPDEICIPEIQSTAVMDILPLTIPKRGKTKQLLAMAASNAETVLKEKMDLEKDKNEKIRKTMAELCELLGIAQADTIEAFDISGLFGSNIVGGMVQFKTGKPSRANYRKFNIAPLADTNDDTAYLKHIIGRRYSRLLKEESAMPDLILVDGGKGQVKAALDTLKELGLTIPVAGMVKNDRHETRSLINQAGRELSIDTRVEVFYLIQRIQDEVHRFAITFHRQQRIKNMTASELDGIPGIGPKRKRMLLRTFDSLDAIKNAAPEEFIKSGLSAVTAQEVYNHFHHT, from the coding sequence ATAGATTTACTGCAAAAAAAACTAAAATTGCTGCCGGATAATCCTGGCGTTTATTTGATGAAAAATGCTGCCGGTAAGATTATTTACGTCGGAAAAGCCAAGGTACTGAAAAACCGGGTAAGGTCTTATTTTACAGGGTCCCATGATCAGAAGACCCAGAAACTTGTCAGTGAAATTACCGACTTTGAATATATCCTGACATCTTCTGAAGTTGAGGCTCTCTTGCTCGAATGTAACCTTATCAAAAAACATGACCCATACTATAACATTATGTTGAAGGATGATAAATCTTATCCTTATATATTAATAACATCTGAAAAACACCCTCGGATTATTGTTACCCGTAAAGTTTCCAAAAAAGCCGGCAAATATTTTGGTCCCTATCCCAATGCAACAGCGGCCAGAGAAACTGCTCGCCTACTAAACCGGCTACTTCCTTTCCGCAAATGCAGTCAGATCCCTGCTAAATCCTGTCTTTATTATCATATTGGACAATGCCTCGGTCCGTGTATTCATCCTATTGAGCCTGAACAATATCAGGAAGTCCTTGATAAAGCCACCATGTTCCTCCGCGGCAATCAAAAAAGTATCATTGACTGGCTGGAAGAAAAAATGAGCAAAGCCGCTGAAGCGCTGCAGTTTGAGGCAGCCAGAGAATACCGGGATCTCATTCATGACCTGAAAACCATCAATGAAAAACAAAATATTACGCTAAGTGATTTGCGAAACCGTGATATCGTGGCCTACGCGTTTAATGAAGAGCTAATGAATATTCAGGTCTTCTGTTTCCGTCAGGGCAAATTGGTTACCCGGGACAGTTTCTTCTTCGCCTACTATGATGAACCGGAAGAATCATTTCTTTCGTTTCTGGTCCAGTACTATGCGGACGAAATGGTCATTCCGGATGAGATTTGTATTCCGGAAATCCAATCGACTGCAGTCATGGACATCCTTCCTCTGACCATACCCAAAAGAGGTAAGACCAAACAACTTCTAGCAATGGCCGCCTCTAATGCTGAGACTGTTCTGAAAGAAAAAATGGATCTGGAAAAAGACAAAAATGAAAAGATTCGGAAAACGATGGCAGAGTTATGTGAACTTCTCGGGATCGCTCAGGCCGATACGATCGAAGCCTTCGATATTTCTGGGCTGTTTGGCAGTAATATCGTCGGTGGTATGGTTCAGTTTAAAACTGGAAAACCCTCCCGGGCAAACTACCGGAAATTCAATATTGCTCCGCTCGCGGACACCAATGATGACACTGCTTACCTTAAACATATTATCGGGCGCCGTTATTCCCGCCTGCTAAAGGAAGAATCAGCGATGCCGGATCTTATTCTGGTTGATGGCGGAAAAGGACAAGTCAAAGCTGCGCTTGATACTCTGAAGGAGCTAGGTTTGACCATTCCAGTTGCCGGTATGGTTAAAAATGACCGTCACGAAACGCGCAGTCTAATCAATCAGGCCGGCCGTGAGCTTTCTATTGACACCAGAGTTGAGGTGTTTTATCTGATCCAGCGAATCCAGGACGAGGTGCACCGTTTTGCGATCACTTTTCACAGACAGCAGCGGATCAAAAACATGACCGCATCGGAGCTGGATGGGATTCCCGGAATTGGGCCAAAACGAAAAAGAATGCTCCTCAGAACTTTCGATTCCTTGGATGCGATCAAAAATGCTGCACCTGAAGAATTTATCAAGTCCGGTTTGTCGGCAGTGACCGCCCAAGAAGTCTATAACCACTTTCACCACACGTAA